Proteins encoded together in one Pongo abelii isolate AG06213 chromosome 8, NHGRI_mPonAbe1-v2.0_pri, whole genome shotgun sequence window:
- the IDI1 gene encoding isopentenyl-diphosphate Delta-isomerase 1 (The RefSeq protein has 1 substitution compared to this genomic sequence), whose product MMPEINTDHLDKQQVQLLAEMCILIDENDNKIGAETKKNCHLNENIEKGLLHRAFSVFLFNTENKLLLQQRSDAKITLPGCFTNTCCSHPLSNPGELEENDALGVRRAAQRRLKAELGIPLEEVPPEEINYLTRIHYKAQSDGIWGEHEIDYILLVRKNVTLNPDPNEIKSYCYVSKEELKELLKKAASGEIKITPWFKIIAETFLFKWWDNLNHLNQFVDHEKIYRI is encoded by the exons ATGATGCCTGAAATAAACACTGACCACCTCGACAAGCAACAGGTTCAACTCCTGGCAGAGATGTGTATCCTTATTgatgaaaatgacaataaaattggGGCTGAGACCAAGAAGAATTGTCACCTGAATGAGAACATTGAGAAAG gATTATTGCATCGAGCTTTTAGTGTCTTCTTATTCAACACCGAAAATAAGCTTCTGCTACAGCAAAGATCAGATGCTAAGATTACCTTTCCAG GTTGTTTTACTAATACTTGTTGTAGTCATCCATTAAGTAATCCAGGTGAGCTTGAGGAAAATGACGCCCTTGGAGTGAGGCGAGCGGCACAGAGGCGGCTGAAAGCTGAGCTAGGAATTCCCTTGGAAGAG gtTCCTCCAGAAGAAATTAATTATTTAACACGAATTCACTACAAAGCTCAGTCTGATGGTATCTGGGGTGAACATGAAATTGATTACATTTTGTTGGTGAGGAAGAATGTAACTTTGAATCCAGATCCCAATGAGATTAAAAGCTATTGTTATGTGTCAAAGGAAGAACTAAAAGAACTTCTGAAAAAAGCAGCCAGTGGTGAAATTAAGATAACGCCATGGTTTAAAATTATTGCAGAGACTTTTCTCTTTAAATGGTGGGATAACTTAAATCATTTGAATCAGTTTGTTGACCATGAGAAAATATACAGAATCTGA
- the IDI1 gene encoding isopentenyl-diphosphate Delta-isomerase 1 isoform X1, protein MELDLFLGLGDVFPRLLHGLLHRAFSVFLFNTENKLLLQQRSDAKITFPGCFTNTCCSHPLSNPGELEENDALGVRRAAQRRLKAELGIPLEEVPPEEINYLTRIHYKAQSDGIWGEHEIDYILLVRKNVTLNPDPNEIKSYCYVSKEELKELLKKAASGEIKITPWFKIIAETFLFKWWDNLNHLNQFVDHEKIYRI, encoded by the exons ATGGAACTAGACCTTTTTCTTGGGTTGGGGGATGTGTTCCCGCGTCTACTACATG gATTATTGCATCGAGCTTTTAGTGTCTTCTTATTCAACACCGAAAATAAGCTTCTGCTACAGCAAAGATCAGATGCTAAGATTACCTTTCCAG GTTGTTTTACTAATACTTGTTGTAGTCATCCATTAAGTAATCCAGGTGAGCTTGAGGAAAATGACGCCCTTGGAGTGAGGCGAGCGGCACAGAGGCGGCTGAAAGCTGAGCTAGGAATTCCCTTGGAAGAG gtTCCTCCAGAAGAAATTAATTATTTAACACGAATTCACTACAAAGCTCAGTCTGATGGTATCTGGGGTGAACATGAAATTGATTACATTTTGTTGGTGAGGAAGAATGTAACTTTGAATCCAGATCCCAATGAGATTAAAAGCTATTGTTATGTGTCAAAGGAAGAACTAAAAGAACTTCTGAAAAAAGCAGCCAGTGGTGAAATTAAGATAACGCCATGGTTTAAAATTATTGCAGAGACTTTTCTCTTTAAATGGTGGGATAACTTAAATCATTTGAATCAGTTTGTTGACCATGAGAAAATATACAGAATCTGA